Below is a genomic region from Sinobacterium norvegicum.
GTGCAGTACCACCCCCTATCGCTGTCAACACGCCGAACAAACAAAAGGCGAGGATGTCCATACGTTTTTCAGCGGCAGCCAGGGCACCGCTGACGGCAAAGACAGCCGTGCCCAGTAGGTCACCGTAAAAATAAAAATGACTGAATAATTGTTCGTTCACTGTCAGTATTTCGCCGTTTAAATGAATTTGCCGCTATTTTCACCATAGCCTGCACTACAACGCTTGATGTACCGCATGAATTACTGTTTTCACCCGATTAGCCAAGGCTGTCTGCCGATTATAGCTTAGATACAGTGTTTCATAGACCGGCACCGCCAGCGAATGAACAGTAACACGCTGCTGGTCAGAGAAATCCTCAACGGCAAAGGCTGGCAATACCGTAAAGCCTAAGCCGCGGGCCACCGGTTCGAGAATCAGGTGAATCTGATTGGAAAAACCACGTTTGATGAATTGGTCACAGTGTTGAAACTGGGGAAAGTTTTCGCGCAGTAATAAACTAGCATGATGGCTGGCATCGGGGTGGGCAATAAAGCCCAGCTCGACTAAATCGGACCAGGCAACACTGTCAAAGCCGGCAGGCGTTACCAACACCAGCGCCTCCTCGGCAATCGGCTCGCAATACACCTCATCGAGCAGCGAGGGACGCGTCATCAAACCCAGGTCGCAGTCGAAACTCGCCAGCGCGGCCTCGACCCCTTCATTAGAGGTGAACGAGTAATCGATGACTAGTTTTTCAAATCGCTGCTGTAACGCCAACAACTGCGGATAGAGTTTTAGACCAATACTGCCCGGCGATAGCACACGTACCACGCCTGCCTCGGCGGCATCCTCGCGCACCGATTTCTCCAGCGCATCCAGGGCAAGTAGTATCTCGCTGCCGCGCTCATACAGCTGTCGACCGGCGTCGGTCAGGGTGAATGACTTACCCTGACGAATCAACAATGCTGTCTCCAACTGTTGCTCAAGTTTACGGATATGCTGGCTCACCCCAGACTGCGTCATATGCAACTGTTCTGCGGTGCGGGTAAAATGGCCAAGCTCCGCCAGCAGGCAGAAACTGCGTAATAGCACGGGGTTAATCATTACACGGTGTTCTCAAAGCAATGTGAATCAATCAGTCAAAATAATACACCATCACTGATCAGATTGCCTGCCCAACACCGCGTTGATCAGTTAATCTTAACCGCCAGCTCTGCCGCCGACGCTATTGCGCCCTCGATATAACCAACACCGTTACAATCACCAATGGTATGAGTGTTAAAGCCGGCCTCGGTCAACTGCTCGGCGAGGCGGGTATTACCCGTCGCTCCCTTGGCAACAATCACGTGGTCGGCATCGAGGTGACGAGTCTGGCCACGGTAGTTCTGATAGCTGACCTGCTGATCTTCGATGGCTATCTGCTGCGCCCGGTTAATAATCGTCACACCGAGATGCTTTAATTCCTCCAGTAGGCGTAAGCGACGCACTAAATATAAGCCCTGTCCTGCTCTGTTGGCGCTGTCGACAACAGTGACCTTGCGACCGCGTTCAGCCAAGAACTCAGCCAACTCTAAACCGACCAGCTCGGCACCGATAATCACCACACGCTGGCCCAGCGGCAACCACAGCTTGGATGCCTGACGCAGTACACCGGCGTTCTTGGTCAGCTTACTGAGTGCACCGGCCTTCACTAACCATCTTGTTGTGGCGCTAGTCTTTCGCGTTAATTGTGCGTTGTCTTGGGCCAAGACCAAGGCGCGCATTTCATCGCCGCTGAAGACAAAGTCTTTATCACCACCGGGGATATCCGGCATCAACCGCTCAGCGCCGGTGGCGACAACCACCTCGTCGACACTGAGTTGCTGCAACAGCGCTGTCGTGGCCTCGGTCTCTAACATGACCTCGACATTGGATATGGTCAATTGACGGCTCAGCCAATCCAGTAGGCGCTGGTTAGGCGGGTAGGCAATGCTGGCAAACTGAAGCGTGCCCCCTAGCCGGTCATCGCGTTCAATCAGCGTCACCTTGAAGCCGCGCTGCGATAACCGCCGCGCCACTTCCATGCCGGCGGGACCGCCGCCGACAACAGCAATATGCTTACCACTATCGGAGGCGATGAGTAATTTACGCTCACGTTCAAAGGCAGTCTCTGGGTTGACCGCACACTTGACCGGCTTCAGCGTGTAAATTTGGCTGACACAGCAATAACAATAAACACAAGGCCGAATCTGCTCTGGTGTGCCGAGGATAATCTTATTGGCGATATCGGGGTCAGCCAGCATTTTTCTGCCCATGGCAAAGAAATCGAAGTCACCGTGTTTAATATGCTTCTCAGCACCGCTGGGTTCTATTCTGCCGGCGGTGATAATCGGGATATTGACCACCTGTTTCATCGCCGTGGCATTGGCCACCAAGCGCTCGGGCACATGGGGTATATTGGATTCAGAATGCAGCGCACCGCGGCCGGGGTCGTGGTAGGCGGTGACGGTGATCGCATCGACGCCGGCGGCCTCTGTCATTCTGGCTGTCGCCTTGGCATCGGCCAGTGAAATACCCTCACTCTTGCCGAACTCCTCAGAATCGAGTTTGCACCAGATCGGATACTCTCGCCCCACCCTCGCCCGAATGGCGGTAATAATCTCGAGTAACAACCGGGCTCGGTTGCCTAAACATCCGCCGTATTGGTCGTCACGACAATTAGTCAACGGCGATAGGAACTCCGAAATAATATAGCCGTGGCCGGCATGAATCTCACAGCCATCCAGCCCCGCCTTTTTCGCCCTCTCGGCAGCATCGGCAAATTGTGCCACCAGCGTATTAATATCATCCTGGGTCATCACATGTAACTGTGGTGGCGGTGCATCCGGATCATGAAAGACTGCAATTTCAGTTTCTAACATGCCGTCAAAAAGGTCACTGCTCGACTTTTCAGGGTATGACGGTACCCAGATTGGCCGCCCCTCCTTACTATCTTGGGCGGCAACCAAGCCACCGTGGTGCAACTGACAAGCAACCTTGGCACCGTGACGATGAACAGCCTCGGCCATGGCCGTTAGGCCGGGTAAAAACCTATCGTCGGAAATAGCAATTTGTCGCGGCAGATTGCCACCGTGCGGCCAAGCTACACCGGTGACACCGAGAATAATCAGACCGGCACCGCCCTCGGCTTGACGTTCATGAAAGGCAATAATCTGTTCACCGCAGTGGCCATCGGGCTCGGCCAGGTTAACCCCCATCGCCGTCACGATCATGCGGTTTTTCACCGTCATCGAACCAATCCGACCCGACTGGATTAACTGTGGGAAATTGCTCGCCATACTACCCTCACCTTGCACGCCTACTGTTGTTACTGTTCAGTAAAACACAGTCTGTTGGCGAAGTGGCATGACGGGGAAAATAAGCGGGGGAGATTACCGAAGTTTAAGCTTGCTGAAAGTGCGCTATGGCCGAGACTGGGCGGCTATTTTCTCGGCCTGTGTCGCCAGTGAATTATCGACCAGCGCCAAACCACGCTCGATACGCGGCCGGTATAAATATTCTATCAACCAGGCCAACGGCCCCTGCATCACCTCATGGTGAATCAGCTCGGTGCCGCCACCGGCGGTCTTGCTCAACCAGCGGCAGCGGATACCGTTGGCTAAGAAGCCATACCAATCGGCGGAGCCCCAGCACAGTTCTCGCTGTGGCTCTATTGATAACACATAGTTTTGCACACGCCGCACCTCGTTATCGAGGTGCGCCTCCACCCAGACCACTTCACCGACAGCAAGGTTGCCCTCCACCGAGGGGGAGTAACGGTTCCACTGCGCATAGCCTGGCAAGTCGATTAACAACTGCCAGACAATGTCGGGACTGGCATCTATGTCCACCCGATGTTGCACCTCCCAATCACTGTCAACCAACACCGATAGTGCGATAACAGCAGCCAGCAGGCTGATCAGTCCCTTCAACCATAAGAGCAAAATTAGCTCGCTTCAGCATCCGCCTTGAGCACTTCGACGGCAAATATTTTAGTCTTGGTCACCACCACGGCATCACCGATATTGGCTCGCAACAGATTGGCTGGATCCTTGGCGGTAAATTGCTTAATACCACCCTCGATATTCTTTAATTTAAACGTATTATTCTCTAAATCGATGGCTTCAACGGTATAGACTGTGACGGTTTTCTCGGCCTCAATAATGCCTGGCATCTCGCCTTCTTTGGCACTGTTCAGGGTATCAACAGTGGTCTCCTCCGGTAAAAACTTCTGACCATTGGCTGCCACCAACTCGATGCTAACGCGGTGAGCGAAGCGAGCCTTAACGGTATCACCTGGGTTAATCTGCGCCAGATTTTTGACCTCATCACCGGCGACAAAATCGAAGGTTTTACCCTCGACATCAACCAGCGATACATCACGAGTGGTCAGATCAACAGCCACAACCTTGGCACTGAGGGTTTCAATTTCGGTGGTCGCAGCGAAGGCAGTTTTGGCGTTTTCATTTGAGGTTTCAACAATTTTTGTCGCCTCAATCCCCCCCTCTTGTACTGTCATCCGCTCAGTTTCAATCCCCGGCACAGACTCTGTTGCCGGTGTTGCCGTCTCGACGGGGGCTGGCTCAACAGGCTCTGCTGATTTTTCACAACCAACAAGCACTACCACGGCTGCCGCTAACAAAGTGGTTTTGACGGATACATTCATAGTTATTCCCTAACGTTTATTTATTGATGTTTGTAAGTATTAATGTCATTAAGCCATAGTTTCCCCAGCGAATCACTATGCCGGTGGCGACAACCGCTGGTAATAGTCAACAATCCGGTTAAAATGCTGGGTATTCGTTAGGGAGTAAATCATGGACACGTTAAAACAGCGCATTATTGCTGAGATGAAAGTACAGCCATCGATCGACATCGCACAACAGGTGCGTCTTCGCATCGACTTTATTAAACAACAATTACTCGGCGCGGGTCTTAAAAGCTTAGTCCTCGGTATCAGCGGTGGCGTCGATTCATCCACCTGTGGCCGGCTGTGTCAATTGGCTGTCGAAGAACTCAACCAACAGGGAGACGGCTATCAATTTATGGCCGTCCGTCTACCGTATTCTGTTCAGGCCGACGAGGAGGATGCCCAGCTAGCCCTGCAATTCATTAAGCCTATGCACTCGTTGGTAATCAATATTGAGGCAGGGACGGACGGCATGCATCAAGAGGTATTGCGCTCTGTCTCCGCTGCCGGGCTGGCCGACACCACCGCGTTCAACCAAGATTTCAACAAGGGTAATGTCAAGGCTCGCATGCGCATGGCTGCGCAGTATGAGGTCGCCGGCCTCTATCAAGGCCTGGTTCCCGGCACCGACCACAGCGCCGAAAACATTTCTGGTTTTTACACCAAGCACGGTGATGGCGCCTGCGACTTGGCGCCATTGTTTGGTCTCAACAAACGTCAAGTACGCGCCCTGGCCAAGCATCTTGGTGCCCCTGTTTCGGTTTATCAAAAAATCCCGACGGCCGATCTTGAAGAGGGACGTCCGCAGCTTGAAGACGAAATCGCTCTGGGTGTGACTTATGACCAAATCGATGACTTCCTCGAAGGAAAAACTATCGACGCCAAGGCTGAAGAAAAAATTATTAGCACCTATCTGAAGACCTGCCACAAACGCGACCCCATCCCAACGCCCGTCTAAGGCGCATCGGTAAAACACAAAAAAAGCCCTGTTAAGTCAACTTAACAGGGCTTTTTATCACAGTCTATATCGGTGGATTACTTTGTAACCGTCAACAAATATTCGGCAATAGCCATTTGAGTTTCTTCATCAAGGTAATTTTGCGGTGGCATCTCTGGGAAGTCTGGACGCTTTTTCACCGGTGCATTGATGTAGTCAACAATACCCTGGGGGTTATCCATATACATTGCCTGAATAATCTGCGTTGGCGGACCAATCATGCGAACACTGTAGGCATGGCAGCCGGCGCAAATACCAAAGTAACCACGCTCACCCAACTGCTCTTTGGGCACCTTACGTGGCGCGACTGGCTCGGCCAAAAGTTTGGTACGAATATGATGGGTGTTGTAAGGCTCACACTGGGCGTAATCAGGACCGAGGTTAATCGAAGTGATCGCTCCCCAGTTGGCCGCACACTTATTTTCACCCTTACCGGTGTCGGCAAGATCTGGCCCCTTATCGGTAAACGTAGCAGCCAGAATAACCTTCAATTCACCGACCGGGTTATTACCATTATTGAACATCATATTATTTAACAGCTTAATGCCATCGGGGTTGGGCTCAGAATCTGGATCGTTAGCAACATTGGCCGCCATGCTTAAATCGGTAATAGTAATACCGGCATTATCGTTACCGCTGATAATATTATCCTCGATAACAACGTCGTCCGCAGCCATCACCAGAATACCTGTACCGGCTGGAATACCGGCGACAATTGAACCCGGCGCACCAAAGTTTTCGTGATTGTTATTGACCACAAAGTTTTTACGCACAATCACATCGTATGTTGTTTTGATTGGCAGGCCTGGGGTAATAAAAATTAAAATACCGCCGGTGTTGTTATGGGTATAGTTGTTTTCCACCAATGCATGGCGAGTATTCTCGATTTCAATGCCAGCAACGCTGTCGAACACTTCGTTGTTA
It encodes:
- a CDS encoding LysR family transcriptional regulator codes for the protein MINPVLLRSFCLLAELGHFTRTAEQLHMTQSGVSQHIRKLEQQLETALLIRQGKSFTLTDAGRQLYERGSEILLALDALEKSVREDAAEAGVVRVLSPGSIGLKLYPQLLALQQRFEKLVIDYSFTSNEGVEAALASFDCDLGLMTRPSLLDEVYCEPIAEEALVLVTPAGFDSVAWSDLVELGFIAHPDASHHASLLLRENFPQFQHCDQFIKRGFSNQIHLILEPVARGLGFTVLPAFAVEDFSDQQRVTVHSLAVPVYETLYLSYNRQTALANRVKTVIHAVHQAL
- a CDS encoding NAD(P)/FAD-dependent oxidoreductase; this encodes MASNFPQLIQSGRIGSMTVKNRMIVTAMGVNLAEPDGHCGEQIIAFHERQAEGGAGLIILGVTGVAWPHGGNLPRQIAISDDRFLPGLTAMAEAVHRHGAKVACQLHHGGLVAAQDSKEGRPIWVPSYPEKSSSDLFDGMLETEIAVFHDPDAPPPQLHVMTQDDINTLVAQFADAAERAKKAGLDGCEIHAGHGYIISEFLSPLTNCRDDQYGGCLGNRARLLLEIITAIRARVGREYPIWCKLDSEEFGKSEGISLADAKATARMTEAAGVDAITVTAYHDPGRGALHSESNIPHVPERLVANATAMKQVVNIPIITAGRIEPSGAEKHIKHGDFDFFAMGRKMLADPDIANKIILGTPEQIRPCVYCYCCVSQIYTLKPVKCAVNPETAFERERKLLIASDSGKHIAVVGGGPAGMEVARRLSQRGFKVTLIERDDRLGGTLQFASIAYPPNQRLLDWLSRQLTISNVEVMLETEATTALLQQLSVDEVVVATGAERLMPDIPGGDKDFVFSGDEMRALVLAQDNAQLTRKTSATTRWLVKAGALSKLTKNAGVLRQASKLWLPLGQRVVIIGAELVGLELAEFLAERGRKVTVVDSANRAGQGLYLVRRLRLLEELKHLGVTIINRAQQIAIEDQQVSYQNYRGQTRHLDADHVIVAKGATGNTRLAEQLTEAGFNTHTIGDCNGVGYIEGAIASAAELAVKIN
- a CDS encoding SRPBCC domain-containing protein; this encodes MLLWLKGLISLLAAVIALSVLVDSDWEVQHRVDIDASPDIVWQLLIDLPGYAQWNRYSPSVEGNLAVGEVVWVEAHLDNEVRRVQNYVLSIEPQRELCWGSADWYGFLANGIRCRWLSKTAGGGTELIHHEVMQGPLAWLIEYLYRPRIERGLALVDNSLATQAEKIAAQSRP
- the nadE gene encoding ammonia-dependent NAD(+) synthetase: MDTLKQRIIAEMKVQPSIDIAQQVRLRIDFIKQQLLGAGLKSLVLGISGGVDSSTCGRLCQLAVEELNQQGDGYQFMAVRLPYSVQADEEDAQLALQFIKPMHSLVINIEAGTDGMHQEVLRSVSAAGLADTTAFNQDFNKGNVKARMRMAAQYEVAGLYQGLVPGTDHSAENISGFYTKHGDGACDLAPLFGLNKRQVRALAKHLGAPVSVYQKIPTADLEEGRPQLEDEIALGVTYDQIDDFLEGKTIDAKAEEKIISTYLKTCHKRDPIPTPV
- a CDS encoding parallel beta-helix domain-containing protein translates to MKAILKIVLVIVLIALGVVAGRQMGAGSSAVVIAPVSQAAAIVGDDFSPDEAAAQISNVYDGQTHFVNDGESIQDAIELAEPGDTVAVMPGTYKQIVYIDKDNIRLLGVIKNGEWPVLDGEHQRNDAILYSGNSVTIENFKIIHYKGNAIMGQAGNNFIIRNNWVIDTGVYGIFPQYGKNGLIERNVLSGIEDAAIYVGMCDNIDVRNNEVFDSVAGIEIENTRHALVENNYTHNNTGGILIFITPGLPIKTTYDVIVRKNFVVNNNHENFGAPGSIVAGIPAGTGILVMAADDVVIEDNIISGNDNAGITITDLSMAANVANDPDSEPNPDGIKLLNNMMFNNGNNPVGELKVILAATFTDKGPDLADTGKGENKCAANWGAITSINLGPDYAQCEPYNTHHIRTKLLAEPVAPRKVPKEQLGERGYFGICAGCHAYSVRMIGPPTQIIQAMYMDNPQGIVDYINAPVKKRPDFPEMPPQNYLDEETQMAIAEYLLTVTK